The proteins below come from a single Acidovorax sp. NCPPB 4044 genomic window:
- a CDS encoding SDR family oxidoreductase, whose amino-acid sequence MAYSIDLSGRVALVTGASSGLGEQFARTLAQAGAGVVLASRRLEKLKALRARIEGEGGDALVVELDVTDIGSIRAAVAHAETKMGSIDILVNNSGISTTQRLQDVTPEDFDDMFGTNVRGAFFVAQEVGKRMLARSRGAAPGTFTGGRIINIASVAGLKVLPQIGAYSMTKAAVVHMTRAMALEWGRFGINVNALCPGYIDTEINHDHWQTDQGRKLLDMLPRKRVGQPRDLDALIVMLASDQSHFVNGAVIAADDGFAI is encoded by the coding sequence ATGGCATACAGCATCGATTTGTCGGGCCGCGTGGCCCTGGTGACCGGCGCCTCCAGCGGCCTGGGCGAGCAGTTCGCCCGCACGCTGGCGCAGGCGGGTGCGGGCGTGGTGCTCGCCAGCCGGCGCCTGGAGAAACTCAAGGCGCTGCGCGCGCGCATCGAGGGCGAGGGGGGCGACGCGCTGGTGGTCGAGCTGGACGTGACCGACATCGGCTCCATCCGCGCCGCGGTGGCGCATGCGGAAACCAAGATGGGCTCCATCGACATCCTGGTGAACAACTCGGGCATCTCCACCACGCAGCGCCTGCAGGACGTGACGCCCGAGGATTTCGACGACATGTTCGGCACCAATGTGCGCGGCGCGTTCTTCGTGGCGCAGGAGGTCGGCAAGCGCATGCTGGCGCGCTCGCGTGGCGCGGCGCCGGGCACCTTCACGGGCGGGCGCATCATCAACATCGCCTCGGTCGCGGGCCTCAAGGTGCTGCCGCAGATCGGCGCCTACAGCATGACCAAGGCGGCCGTGGTGCACATGACCCGCGCCATGGCGCTCGAATGGGGCCGGTTCGGCATCAACGTGAACGCGCTCTGCCCGGGCTACATCGACACCGAGATCAACCACGACCACTGGCAGACCGACCAGGGCCGCAAGCTGCTGGACATGCTGCCGCGCAAGCGCGTGGGCCAGCCGCGCGATCTGGACGCGCTGATCGTGATGCTCGCCAGCGACCAGAGCCATTTCGTGAACGGTGCGGTGATCGCTGCCGACGACGGCTTCGCCATCTGA
- a CDS encoding DMT family transporter yields the protein MLAGILAGLAAGALWGLVFVAPRIAAGFASVDLTAGRFVAYGAVAVGMLLWGALRSRAGMPQRLPTARQAGAALWLSVLGFTGYYLLLVLAIRDAGAPLPALIIGTIPVWVMVLGKPHGLRWGALAPGLLLTVAGIVLMAWAPHGEGAGQGAAGSPHFWRGVGIAGVALVFWTAFAIFNARWLQRHPEVRATEWANWLGVATGLGGVLLWLAAGSPLAEIAARPGIGAFIGVCVAIGFGSSWLATILWNIASQRLPASLCGQLIVSETLFAIVYSFALEGLWPAPLQWGACALFTLGILASINAHR from the coding sequence ATGCTCGCCGGCATCCTGGCAGGGCTCGCCGCGGGCGCGCTCTGGGGGCTGGTGTTCGTGGCGCCGCGCATCGCGGCGGGCTTCGCCTCGGTGGACCTCACCGCCGGGCGCTTCGTGGCCTATGGCGCGGTGGCCGTGGGCATGCTGCTCTGGGGCGCGTTGCGCAGCCGGGCGGGGATGCCGCAGCGCCTGCCCACGGCGCGGCAGGCCGGCGCGGCGCTGTGGCTGAGCGTGCTCGGCTTCACGGGCTACTACCTGCTGCTGGTGCTCGCGATCCGCGATGCGGGCGCGCCGCTGCCGGCGCTCATCATCGGCACCATTCCCGTGTGGGTGATGGTGCTCGGCAAGCCGCACGGGCTGCGGTGGGGGGCACTGGCGCCGGGGCTGCTGCTCACCGTGGCGGGCATCGTGCTCATGGCCTGGGCACCCCATGGCGAGGGTGCAGGGCAGGGGGCGGCGGGCTCGCCGCACTTCTGGCGGGGCGTCGGCATCGCCGGGGTGGCGCTGGTGTTCTGGACGGCATTCGCCATCTTCAACGCGCGCTGGCTGCAGCGCCATCCGGAAGTGCGTGCCACCGAATGGGCCAACTGGCTGGGCGTGGCGACGGGCCTGGGCGGCGTGCTGCTGTGGCTCGCGGCCGGCAGCCCGCTCGCGGAGATCGCGGCGCGGCCGGGCATCGGGGCCTTCATCGGCGTGTGCGTGGCCATCGGCTTCGGGTCGAGCTGGCTCGCCACCATCCTCTGGAACATCGCCAGCCAGCGGTTGCCCGCCAGCCTCTGCGGCCAGCTCATCGTGAGCGAGACGCTGTTCGCCATCGTGTATTCGTTCGCGCTCGAAGGGTTGTGGCCGGCGCCGCTGCAGTGGGGCGCGTGCGCGCTGTTCACGCTCGGCATCCTGGCGTCCATCAACGCCCACCGGTGA
- the katB gene encoding catalase KatB has protein sequence MKFQNLFTAAIVLQGAIAPAAFAQSALTRDNGAPVGDNQNSQTAGPGGPALLQDVQLIQKLQRFDRERIPERVVHARGTGVKGEFTASEDISALTKAKLFRPGERTPVFVRFSSVVHGNHSPETLRDPRGFATKFYTSEGNWDLVGNNFPTFFIRDAIKFPDMVHAFKPDPRSNLDDDSRRFDFFSHVPEATRTLTLLYSNEGTPTGYRFMDGNGVHAYKFVNAQNQVHYVKFHWKSLQGLKNLDPKQVEQVQGKDYSHMTNDLVGAIKKGDFPKWDLYIQVLKPEDLAKFEFDPLDATKIWPDVPERKIGQMVLNKNVDNFFQETEQVAMAPANLVPGIEPSEDRLLQGRVFSYADTQLYRVGTNVLSLPVNRPRVAVNNGNQDGSLNFGQTTSGVNYEPSRLEPRPQDATARYSQLPLAGTTQQAKIAREQNFKQAGDLYRSYGKKEQQDLIQSFGESLAGADAESKHIILSFLYKADPAYGTGVARVAKGDIERVKQLAAALKD, from the coding sequence ATGAAATTCCAGAACCTTTTCACCGCAGCCATCGTGCTGCAGGGCGCGATCGCGCCCGCGGCGTTCGCGCAGTCGGCGCTGACCCGCGACAACGGCGCGCCCGTTGGCGACAACCAGAACTCGCAGACGGCAGGGCCCGGCGGCCCGGCCCTGTTGCAGGACGTGCAGCTGATCCAGAAGCTGCAGCGCTTCGACCGCGAGCGCATCCCCGAGCGCGTGGTGCACGCGCGCGGCACGGGCGTGAAGGGCGAGTTCACGGCCTCGGAAGACATCTCGGCCCTCACCAAGGCCAAGCTGTTCCGGCCCGGCGAGCGCACCCCGGTGTTCGTGCGCTTCTCGTCCGTGGTCCACGGCAACCATTCGCCCGAGACGCTGCGCGACCCGCGCGGCTTCGCCACCAAGTTCTACACGAGCGAGGGCAACTGGGATCTGGTGGGCAACAACTTCCCCACCTTCTTCATCCGCGACGCGATCAAGTTCCCCGACATGGTCCACGCGTTCAAGCCCGATCCGCGCAGCAACCTCGACGACGACTCCCGCCGCTTCGACTTCTTCTCGCACGTGCCCGAGGCCACGCGCACGCTCACGCTGCTGTACTCGAACGAGGGCACGCCCACGGGCTACCGCTTCATGGACGGCAACGGCGTGCATGCGTACAAGTTCGTGAACGCGCAGAACCAGGTGCATTACGTCAAGTTCCACTGGAAGAGCCTGCAGGGCCTGAAGAACCTCGATCCCAAGCAGGTCGAGCAGGTCCAGGGCAAGGACTACAGCCACATGACCAACGACCTTGTCGGCGCCATCAAGAAGGGCGACTTCCCGAAGTGGGACCTGTACATCCAGGTGCTCAAGCCCGAAGACCTGGCCAAATTCGAGTTCGATCCGCTGGATGCCACCAAGATCTGGCCCGACGTGCCGGAGCGCAAGATCGGCCAGATGGTGCTGAACAAGAACGTGGACAACTTCTTCCAGGAGACCGAGCAGGTGGCAATGGCCCCCGCCAACCTCGTGCCCGGCATCGAGCCCTCCGAAGACCGCCTGCTGCAGGGCCGTGTCTTCTCGTACGCCGACACGCAGCTCTACCGCGTGGGCACCAACGTCCTGAGCCTGCCGGTGAACCGCCCCCGCGTGGCCGTGAACAACGGCAACCAGGACGGCTCGCTGAACTTCGGGCAGACGACGAGCGGCGTGAACTACGAGCCCAGCCGCCTGGAGCCGCGCCCGCAGGACGCCACGGCGCGCTACAGCCAGCTGCCGCTCGCGGGCACGACCCAGCAGGCGAAGATCGCGCGGGAGCAGAACTTCAAGCAGGCCGGTGACCTGTACCGCAGCTACGGCAAGAAAGAGCAGCAGGACCTGATCCAGAGCTTCGGCGAGTCGCTCGCGGGCGCGGATGCCGAGAGCAAGCACATCATCCTGTCGTTCCTCTACAAGGCGGACCCGGCCTACGGCACGGGCGTGGCCCGCGTGGCCAAGGGCGACATCGAGCGCGTGAAGCAGCTCGCGGCCGCGCTCAAGGACTGA
- a CDS encoding ankyrin repeat domain-containing protein, which translates to MRSPSLISLTCLGLAAALAAGSVGAAPPAAPVRGASAPAEATSSYAAPQASASASASASASASAPAPADASRLQSQLRQYLFDAARQGRGDMVAEFIAARYDLNVRDAQGYTALILAAYHGQRAVVDQLLAAGADPCAQDRRGNTALMGAIFKGELAIARRLVQADCAPDQRNNAGQTAAMYAALFQRTELLQALAARGADLNARDARGNGVTQLQRGEFAPTPAR; encoded by the coding sequence ATGCGCAGCCCTTCATTGATTTCCCTGACTTGCCTGGGCCTTGCCGCCGCGCTGGCCGCGGGCAGCGTGGGCGCGGCGCCCCCTGCGGCCCCGGTGCGTGGTGCATCCGCTCCTGCAGAGGCCACCTCTTCCTATGCCGCTCCGCAGGCATCCGCATCCGCATCCGCATCCGCATCCGCATCCGCATCCGCGCCGGCGCCCGCGGATGCGTCCCGCCTGCAGTCGCAACTGCGCCAGTACCTCTTCGATGCCGCGCGGCAGGGGCGCGGCGACATGGTGGCGGAGTTCATCGCGGCGCGCTACGACCTGAACGTGCGCGACGCGCAGGGCTACACCGCGCTGATCCTGGCCGCCTACCACGGCCAGCGCGCGGTGGTGGACCAGTTGCTCGCCGCCGGTGCCGACCCCTGCGCGCAGGACCGGCGCGGCAACACGGCGCTGATGGGCGCCATCTTCAAGGGCGAGCTGGCGATCGCCCGGCGCCTGGTGCAGGCCGACTGCGCCCCCGACCAGCGCAACAACGCCGGCCAGACCGCCGCCATGTACGCCGCGCTGTTCCAGCGCACCGAGCTGCTGCAGGCCCTGGCCGCGCGGGGCGCCGACCTGAACGCGCGGGACGCGCGCGGCAATGGCGTCACGCAACTGCAGCGCGGTGAGTTCGCACCCACGCCTGCCCGGTGA
- a CDS encoding metal-dependent hydrolase produces the protein MPLHDANGLFQANAQAHAQAHATLPVRKLAVDLANGFPRRWHGGDAFRTQFFNALSMSFPVGEQFFIDSVRAAQKRLDPQRPGHAALRTLVRGFIGQEATHRHIHGLYNAELERQGLDNRWQHRARARIARLHRRTANPLHALAITCAYEHFTALLADGTLRHARWLEGADAQMQTVWRWHAAEETEHRAVAFDLYRALGGSNAWRVRWYLYVGAVFMVDALRQTATNLRSEGSLWRPGTWLSALGFFWGRDGVARRSLPAVLRYLRRDFHPDQEHTAPAAATLAGDWLAANADRLRVVGGNAP, from the coding sequence ATGCCCCTGCACGACGCCAACGGCCTTTTCCAAGCCAATGCACAGGCCCATGCACAGGCCCACGCCACGCTCCCCGTACGCAAGCTCGCCGTCGATCTGGCGAACGGCTTCCCGCGCCGCTGGCACGGCGGCGACGCCTTCCGCACGCAGTTCTTCAATGCCCTCTCGATGAGCTTCCCCGTGGGCGAACAGTTCTTCATCGACTCCGTGCGCGCCGCGCAGAAGCGGCTCGATCCCCAGCGGCCCGGCCATGCGGCGCTGCGGACCCTCGTGCGCGGATTCATCGGCCAAGAGGCCACGCACCGGCACATCCACGGGCTCTACAACGCCGAACTGGAGCGGCAGGGGCTCGACAACCGCTGGCAGCACCGGGCACGCGCCCGCATCGCGCGGCTGCACCGGCGCACCGCCAACCCCCTGCACGCGCTGGCCATCACCTGCGCCTACGAGCACTTCACGGCGCTGCTGGCCGACGGCACCCTGCGCCATGCCCGCTGGCTGGAGGGTGCGGATGCACAGATGCAGACCGTGTGGCGCTGGCACGCCGCCGAGGAAACCGAGCACCGCGCCGTGGCCTTCGACCTCTACCGCGCGCTGGGCGGCAGCAACGCCTGGCGCGTGCGCTGGTACCTGTACGTGGGCGCCGTGTTCATGGTGGACGCCCTGCGGCAGACCGCGACCAACCTGCGCAGCGAGGGCAGCCTGTGGCGCCCCGGCACCTGGCTGAGCGCCCTGGGCTTCTTCTGGGGCCGCGACGGCGTGGCCCGGCGCAGCCTGCCCGCGGTGCTGCGCTACCTGCGCCGGGACTTCCACCCGGACCAGGAACACACCGCGCCCGCCGCCGCCACACTGGCCGGCGACTGGCTGGCGGCAAACGCCGACCGGCTGCGGGTGGTGGGCGGCAACGCACCGTGA